In a single window of the Helicoverpa zea isolate HzStark_Cry1AcR chromosome 9, ilHelZeax1.1, whole genome shotgun sequence genome:
- the LOC124633161 gene encoding phosphomannomutase — MASRKSILYLFDVDGTLTQPRQVISEELKNFLLEKVKSKVAVGLVSGSDYVKIAEQMDGAEVAAKFDYVFCENGVVQYRGGKLISSESIVGHLGEKLLQRVINFSLGYMSKIELPSKRGNFVEFRSSMINICPVGRSCSQAERDEFVKYDSVHSIRQQFVDALKSEFKDSGLTFALGGQISVDVFPTGWDKTYCLKHVADQNFEEIHFFGDKTMPGGNDYEIYNDSRTIGHKVISPEDTKEQIVKCLNV; from the coding sequence atgGCTAGCCGGAAGTCGATATTGTATCTATTTGATGTAGACGGCACCCTCACCCAGCCGCGACAGGTGATCTCGGAAGAATTAAAGAATTTCTTATTGGAGAAGGTGAAATCTAAAGTAGCCGTAGGGCTCGTTAGTGGATCCGATTATGTCAAAATAGCTGAACAGATGGATGGAGCTGAAGTTGCTGCGAAGTTCGATTATGTATTCTGTGAAAATGGTGTGGTGCAGTATCGCGGCGGCAAGCTGATCAGTTCGGAAAGTATTGTCGGCCATCTAGGGGAGAAGTTGTTACAGAGAGTTATCAATTTTTCACTGGGCTATATGTCCAAGATTGAATTACCATCTAAGAGGGGCAATTTCGTAGAGTTTCGATCTAGTATGATCAACATCTGCCCAGTGGGGCGGTCCTGCAGCCAGGCAGAGAGAGATGAGTTTGTTAAATATGACTCTGTACATTCAATAAGACAACAGTTTGTAGATGCATTGAAAAGTGAGTTTAAGGATTCTGGTTTAACATTTGCTCTTGGTGGGCAGATCAGTGTTGATGTATTCCCCACTGGGTGGGATAAGACCTACTGTCTCAAACATGTTGCAGATCAAAACTTTGAAGAAATTCATTTCTTTGGGGATAAAACTATGCCAGGTGGTAATGACTATGAGATCTACAATGACTCTAGGACAATCGGGCACAAAGTGATCTCCCCCGAGGACACCAAAGAACAAATAGTAAAATGTTTGAATGTTTAA
- the LOC124633157 gene encoding N-sulphoglucosamine sulphohydrolase, which translates to MACALGSVYTLLLWLFVTQSVLSDKPATSANVLILFADDGGFELGSYLNKICQTPNIDALAKRGLLFNNAFTSVSSCSPSRAALLTGTPSHQNGMYGLHRTVHHFNSFDTVASLPNLLREHNVMTGIIGKKDVGPAAQFKFDYEQTEENNHVNQVGRNITHIKLLTREFLAAANRDNKPFLLYVSFHDPHRCGHTDPQFGPFCERFGSGEEGMGLIPDWHPIYYQWQQVELPYFVQDTEAARRDIAAQYTTMSRLDQGVGLVLKELEAAGHLDDTLVIYTSDNGIPFPSGRTNFYDPGLREPMIIASPKPDARRNEASYAMVSLLDVMSTVLDWFKIPFGEESNDIIQSDKPKSLLPILQKEPPYSEEDAVFASQTHHEVTMYYPMRAVRTRRYKLIHNLNFGMPFPIDQDLYVSPTFQDLLNRTRSKQSLPWYKTLEQYYYRPQWELYDIRADPGETRNLHGKPSLAGVEAALAARLARWQRDTADPWRCAPQAVLEPGGAAECRDLDNGLARHLR; encoded by the exons ATGGCGTGCGCCCTGGGCTCTGTTTACACACTGTTATTGTGGCTCTTTGTCACTCAAAGCGTATTATCAGATAAGCCTGCTACATCGGCAAATGTTCTTATACTGTTCG CGGACGACGGCGGATTCGAGCTCGGCTCGTACTTGAACAAGATATGCCAGACTCCGAACATCGACGCGCTCGCCAAGCGCGGCCTGCTGTTCAACAATGCCTTCACTTCAGTCAGCAGTTGCTCGCCAAG CCGCGCGGCGCTGCTGACGGGCACGCCGAGCCACCAGAACGGCATGTACGGCCTGCACCGCACCGTGCACCACTTCAACTCCTTCGACACCGTCGCCAGCCTGCCCAACCTGCTGCGCGAGCACAACGTCATGACTG GTATCATCGGCAAGAAGGACGTGGGTCCGGCGGCGCAGTTCAAGTTCGACTACGAGCAGACGGAGGAGAACAACCACGTGAACCAGGTGGGGCGCAACATCACGCACATCAAGCTGCTCACTCGCGAGTTCCTCGCCGCGGCTAACCGGGACAACAA ACCATTCCTCCTGTACGTGAGCTTCCACGACCCGCACCGGTGCGGTCACACCGACCCTCAGTTCGGTCCGTTCTGCGAGCGGTTCGGTTCCGGCGAGGAGGGCATGGGGCTCATCCCCGACTGGCATCCCATATACTACCAGTGGCAGCAAGTGGAACTACCATACTTTGTGCAG GATACTGAAGCAGCTAGAAGGGATATCGCAGCGCAATACACGACAATGTCGCGTCTTGATCAAG GCGTGGGGCTGGTACTTAAAGAATTAGAGGCAGCAGGGCATTTGGACGACACCCTGGTCATATACACATCTGACAACGGCATCCCTTTCCCGTCGGGCCGCACTAACTTCTATGACCCGGGTCTCCGCGAGCCGATGATCATCGCGTCTCCGAAGCCTGACGCGAGGAGGAATGAAGCATCCTACGCCATGGTCAGCCTGCTCGACGTCATGTCTACTGTTCTTGACTGGTTTAAAATTCCATTTGGAGAAGAAAGCAACGATATAATACAATCGGATAAACCAAAAAGCTTGCTTCCTATTTTACAAAAAG AACCACCGTACTCAGAAGAAGACGCAGTGTTCGCGTCTCAAACTCACCACGAGGTCACAATGTACTACCCGATGAGAGCGGTGCGCACGCGCCGGTACAAACTCATACACAACCTCAACTTTGGGATGCCCTTCCCCATCGACCAGGATCTATATGTCTCGCCCACGTTCCAG GACCTGCTGAACCGTACGCGCAGCAAGCAGTCGTTACCGTGGTACAAGACTCTGGAACAGTACTACTACCGGCCGCAGTGGGAGCTGTACGACATCCGCGCCGACCCTGGCGAGACTAGAAACTTGCACG GCAAGCCGTCGCTGGCGGGCGTGGaggcggcgctggcggcgcggCTGGCGCGCTGGCAGCGCGACACGGCCGACCCCTGGCGCTGCGCCCCGCAAGCCGTGCTGGAGCCGGGCGGCGCCGCCGAGTGCCGCGACCTCGACAACGGCCTGGCGCGCCACCTGCGGTAA
- the LOC124633160 gene encoding enoyl-CoA hydratase domain-containing protein 2, mitochondrial: protein MLIPRLYKFSSIIRNGSVRFLATQTQQCNENVSPVVYEKLLGTDRGIALYGLNSPKDRNALGFDMIEAMREVNQLIREDTKVSVVILHSMVPGIFCAGANLKERFKMADDEVANFVKGLRGTFIEIEDLPMPTIAAIEGVAVGGGLELALACDIRVVSETAKLGLVETGRGLIPGAGGTQRLPRAVNINIAKELIYTSRIVSGNEAKELGLVNHVVPQNNSKNAALEKALSLAREIALNAPIALRCAKQAINEGIQLSIKDGYEVEQKCYEINIPTKDRQEGMISFMEKRKPIYEGH, encoded by the exons ATGTTGATTCCAAGGCTGTATAAATTCAGTTCAATTATTAGGAATGGGTCGGTGCGTTTTTTAGCAACTCAGACACAGCAATGTAATGAGAATGTGAGTCCTGTGGTATACGAAAAGTTGTTAGGTACCGACAGAGGCATCGCGCTGTACGGACTCAACAGCCCCAAAGACCGCAACGCCCTGGGCTTTGACATGATTGAAGCTATGAGGGAAGTCAACCAGTTAATCAGAGAGGACACCAAAGTGTCAGTTGTTATACTGCACAGCATGGTGCCTGGCATATTCTGTGCGG GAGCAAACTTGAAAGAGCGCTTTAAGATGGCAGATGATGAAGTTGCAAACTTTGTCAAAGGCCTTAGAGGTACATTTATAGAGATAGAAGATTTGCCAATGCCAACAATAGCAGCTATAGAGGGTGTGGCAGTTGGCGGAGGTCTAGAGCTGGCCCTAGCATGCGACATAAGAGTAGTGTCTGAAACAGCAAAGTTGGGACTTGTAGAGACAGGACGTGGTCTCATCCCAGGTGCTGGAGGCACCCAAAGACTGCCAAGAGCCGTCAACATCAATATTGCTAAAGAACTAATATATACTTCAAGAATTGTGAGTGGAAATGAAGCTAAAGAGTTAG GATTGGTTAACCATGTAGTTCCTCAAAACAACTCAAAGAATGCAGCTCTAGAAAAGGCTCTGTCCCTGGCACGGGAGATTGCACTCAATGCACCTATTGCCTTGCGTTGTGCCAAGCAAGCTATCAATGAGGGCATACAGCTCAGCATCAAGGACGGCTATGAAGTGGAACAGAAGTGTTATGAGATAAACATTCCTACTAAAGACAGACAGGAGGGCATGATCTCTTTTATGGAGAAGAGGAAACCCATCTATGAAGGCCACTAA